A genomic region of Miscanthus floridulus cultivar M001 chromosome 3, ASM1932011v1, whole genome shotgun sequence contains the following coding sequences:
- the LOC136547009 gene encoding O-fucosyltransferase 36-like, whose translation MDRGPSVSDEDDDLETLVPQNHAKPTSPSARSRSPPSSFSVAALRPALPSSAASLGRVLWSRRYLVLFVSLPLLFLILFVSFGGASSLRLPASIRLPSAAPAADPAASRMREAELHALYLLRSQRSGLLSLFNRTAAPTNGSAPAPISLSDLQSALESQIKINREIQAALLSSHRSGSGNATDDGLDLDLPFAGCRKRELPANRRTIEWNPKKDRFLLAICISGQMSNHLICLEKHMFMAALLGRTLVVPSQKVDYQYDRVLDINHINDCIGRKVVITYEEFVEKRKKVAIDQFICYAASPPCFLDEDHIKKLKGLGISLGKIEAAWPEDAKLKEPKKRFVGDIAPKFSTEAEVLAIGDMFYADVEDEWLNQPGGPLAHKCKTLIQPSRLILLTAQRFVQTFLGGNYIALHFRRHGFLKFCNVKKESCFFPIPQAAECILRIVEKANAPVIYLSTDAAESETNLLQSLVVFNDRQVPLVERPEHDSSEKWDALLHRNHMGGDTQVDAMLDKTICALSNVFIGSSGSTFTEDIFRLRRGWGSASHCDEYLCQGELPNYIAELD comes from the exons ATGGACCGCGGCCCTTCCGTctccgacgaggacgacgacctcGAGACCCTCGTACCGCAGAACCACGCCAAGCCCACGTCCCCCTCCGCCCGCTCCCGCTCGCCGCCCTCCTCGTTCAGCGTCGCCGCGCTCCGCCCGGCGCtcccctcctccgccgcctccctcGGGCGCGTCCTCTGGTCCCGCCGCTACCTCGTGCTCTTCGTCTCCCTCCCGCTCCTCTTCCTAATCCTCTTCGTCTCCTTCGGGGGCGCGTCCTCCCTCCGCCTGCCGGCCTCCATCCGCCTCCCCTCCGCCGCACCCGCCGCCGACCCCGCGGCCTCTCGCATGCGCGAGGCCGAGCTGCACGCGCTCTACCTCCTCCGCTCCCAGCGCTCCGGCCTCCTCAGCCTCTTCAACCGCACCGCCGCCCCCACCAACGGCTCCGCCCCCGCCCCCATCTCGCTCTCCGATCTCCAGTCCGCGCTCGAGAGCCAGATCAAGATCAACCGCGAGATCCAAGCGGCGCTCCTCTCCTCGCACCGCTCTGGGTCCGGCAATGCGACCGACGACGGCCTGGATCTCGATCTCCCTTTCGCCGGGTGCAGGAAGAGGGAATTGCCGGCCAACCGGCGGACCATTGAGTGGAACCCCAAGAAAGACCGGTTCCTCTTAGCCATCTGCATCTCCGGGCAAATGTCCAACCACTTGATTTGCTTGGAGAAGCACATGTTCATGGCAGCGCTTCTTGGCCGTACCCTTGTGGTGCCCAGCCAGAAGGTGGATTACCAGTACGATCGGGTGCTTGATATCAACCACATTAATGATTGCATTGGGAGGAAGGTTGTGATCACCTATGAGGAGTTTgtggagaagaggaagaaagtgGCCATCGATCAGTTCATATGCTACGCAGCCTCGCCTCCATGTTTCCTTGATGAGGACCATATTAAGAAGCTGAAAGGACTGGGTATTTCTCTGGGCAAGATTGAGGCAGCTTGGCCAGAGGATGCGAAGCTGAAGGAGCCAAAGAAGAGATTTGTTGGGGATATTGCACCAAAGTTTTCGACAGAGGCTGAGGTCCTTGCCATTGGCGACATGTTCTATGCCGATGTGGAGGATGAGTGGCTGAATCAACCTGGTGGTCCATTGGCTCACAAGTGCAAGACTTTGATTCAACCAAGTAGGCTCATTCTGCTCACTGCTCAACGCTTCGTCCAGACTTTCTTGGGAGGAAACTATATTGCTTTGCATTTTCGACGGCACGGATTCCTTAAATTCTG TAATGTGAAGAAAGAGAGCTGCTTCTTCCCCATCCCTCAGGCGGCAGAATGCATTCTGCGAATCGTTGAGAAGGCTAATGCACCTGTGATATATTTATCTACCGATGCTGCTGAGAGCGAAACAAATCTTCTGCAGTCCTTGGTTGTATTCAACGACAGACAAGTCCCTCTTGTGGAGAGGCCAGAGCACGACAGCTCTGAGAAATGGGATGCCTTGCTACACAGAAACCACATGGGTGGAGATACTCAG GTTGACGCGATGCTTGACAAGACGATCTGTGCACTATCAAACGTATTCATAGGATCATCAGGGTCCACCTTCACGGAGGACATCTTCCGGTTGCGGAGGGGCTGGGGATCAGCGTCGCACTGTGACGAGTACCTCTGCCAGGGTGAGCTGCCCAACTACATAGCAGAGTTAGACTGA